DNA from Nitrospira sp.:
CCGCATGCTCGATCTGGGCGTTGATCTCTCCTCCGAGCAACATCACGACTCCGGTCAAATAAAGCCACAACATGAGGACGATGACCCCGGCTATGGATCCATAGGCGGCATTATAATTCCCAAAGTGGTCCACATACGCTTTAAATCCGAGCGAGACTCCCACCCACAGGGAGACGGCACAGACGGAACCGGGAGTGACCCAGCGCCAGTCATGCTCCACATCGGGACACACATAATAGATGATCGCCAGGGCGAACAGCATCAACATCACGGCGACCGGCCATTGCAGGATATGCCAGGCGATGAGGAACAGCCAGCCCAAGCCGACCATATCGGCAATCCATTCGCCGATGCGTGCACCATACAGGATCAATGTGATGGAGACGATGATAAACCCGGCGAGCCCGACAGTCAGTAGGGTGGCGATCACTCTGACTTTCCAATAGGGTCGCGTCTCGTGGGCTCCGTAGACGACATTGAGGGCTTCCATAATCGCCGTCACGCCGCTTGAGGAGGCCCAGAGCGCGCCTAGGAGCCCGAGCGACAGGATATCGCCGCTACTGCCCCTGACTACGTTATCCAAGTATTTCTCGAGCAGCGAGAGGGCATCAGCCGGCAACACGGTCCGGAGATATTCCATCAATTCCGGCATGGCCTGGTCGAGCGGAAACAATCCCATGAGCGCCGTGAGGAACAGGAGGGCCGGAAAAAGAGCCAGCAAGAAATAATAGGCCAGTTGCGCGGCCCGTCCAAGAATCTCGTCCTTCTGACTTTCTTTCCACAAACATCGGCCGAAGTCCCTCCACCCCAGGCCGCCGAGTTTCCAAGGGTTCCAACGGGGGGAGGAACTGGTCAACGAAGCCGCCAAAAACTTATCTCCGCCTTGTCGAGGTGTTTGTTCGAGCGACAATAGCCCTGTCGCGTCTTCAGCGATCAGGACGATGCTCCGGCTCTTACGGAATTACCGAAATGGTGCCGCTGGTTTTCCAGGACGGCATATTTGATCTGATCTATCCCGCGCGTTGGGTATTGGAAAGAGAGTCTGCTCAATGGGTCCTGTACATGGTTCGCGTTATGGCGCTGCCGGATATTCGCCGGATGCGCGGTCTCGGGTTCCGTCGCCCTGTGTAGAGACCGAAGATTCTTTCCGTCGAGAAGGGCGATCGTCCTGCGGCAAGAGGACTGAAAGGTTGATGCCCAAGGATCGCGCAATCTCGGGCATCATCTTTCGTGTGAATTCGACTATCAGCGCACTCCCCGCCCGCATCAGCACGGTCTTGACCTGCTCCGCTTCCTGGCCGAGTTCCCGCGACAGGGAATCCCAGATGTTCATTCCGTCCTGAGCCGATCGCCCCGCATGGGACCGTGGTCCGCTGGGATAGTAATCGTACACTCCTTCCTCCTTGCCGGACGGTCGTGTTTGCCGATCGGACTCCTGCATGACCCTGGAGCCATGGGCACTTGGCGGGTAATAGGGATAGACCCCCCTGGGGTGAGCGCGACTGCGCAGTTCTAAAAGTCCTATCGTATAACCGGCGCAGAGGGCTCCCCCCAGCATGAGCCATGGATGTTCACCTACCTTCCGACTGGGATCCAGAACCACCTTGGTCTTATCCAGCAGGTGATTGACGTTCTGTGTCGTATGGTCGAGCAGATGTGAAAACGTCATCGTTGCTCCCTCCGTCGTCTCCTTAATACGCTGTTCGAGTAATTCAAGCTTCTCGGCAATCGCGACTCTCGTATGAACGATGTTTTTCAGGTCCTGGTCGATAGCACGTGTTCTTTGATCCATCGGGCATTTTCCTTCAGAGAGTGAATGGCGCGGAACGGCCAGAGTCGTAGGCTCGCCCCCAATTTTGTCGTGTTGTACAGAAGCACGCCGGATCCCACGGCGGACAATAGTCCCACGATTCCATAACAGGCCCATAAGGTCAGGGGGGTGTACGTGTGGAGCCAATGAACCAGCGTCAGGAGAATGGACGTCGTGGCCATGAGGCTCAACAGGAAGCCGATCCCGGCTTGAAACAGTCCCAGGACGAACTTGCGGAGTTCGTACTGTATTTCGTGCCGAGCCAGTCTGATCTCTTGCTCAAAAAGGCTTCGCATGTCGGCGGCAAGACCGCTCACCAGTGCGGCAATCGAGATCGGATGGGGTTTATCCACGGGCGTTCCTTTGTGCTCGGTTCAATCGGCGCGGACGCGAGACAACAGATAGCCGCACCCCAATCCGAGGAGGAGTGTTTGCAGCGGATACCGCCGGATGAGAATTTCGAGATCTTCCACGATACCGCTGAGGCCCTGTTGCTGGAGATAGAGGGGGGTCTGTTTTGCGCCCCGCGAAACGGCATCTGCCGCCTCACCCGCTTTACCGCCTTCGGGCAGCTGTTCCCGCGGGCTGTCGGCGGCGGATTTCAAGGCCTCTCCCGCCCGCTTCGTCTTTCGATCGGCGGATGCAATCGTATCGGCGGCGGCTTCCTTGATGGTCACCTCTGCCTGCCGGCCTGTTTCTTCCAAATTCATTTTCTCCCCTTCCATGAGCCCCCCTCCTCCAGTCAATGGCGGTGATTATTGATACGCTGTCCGCTCCCATACATTGTGCGAGCGACGGTTTTTGTTCGGCTCCCCACCTTCTCAGAGTAATGTGGCCTTCCGCCTTCCTGAACTGGGCAAAGCCCTAGCAGCCTGTTGAAAAATCATTTCCACAGCCTTGAAAGATCGAACCGCAGTGCGTCGCGGACAGGACCAGAAGCGCTCACAGGATGTTCAAAAAGGCCGTCCAGCGAGGCCGCAGCGAGCGAAGAGGCGAATCGTACTCTGCGCCGTACGTAGAGCCTCTGAGCGACGCGAGAACAAAGCTGGCGGGCTTTTTCAACATCCTGCTAGGCGCATGGCGCAGCTACGCTCATACGTAGGTGTCATCGAGTGGGAGATTGCGTGTGTACCTGTTTCGGTCTGGGCACCGGCGGGCGATGGATCTGTAGCCGAACGTCCGGCCTGGTGCGTTTGGCGGGGAGACGAAGGGGAACCGTTCGTCCCAGCCGGGCCGAGCGGTGCAACGCTTCGATGATCTGCACATCGATGAGTCCTTCGACCCCGTTTGGTTCCGGCTGCCGATCTTCCCGCACGCAAGCGGCAAAGTAGATCAGTTGAGGAGCAAATTGGTCGCCTGGTTTGAAGGTACGTATGCAGGTCTTCCCGTCGATGGTAATGGAGGCTTTCAGGCTGCCGATACATTCGTATGCCGGCTCGACGCGTACCCGGCCTTTCGTCCCCACGATTTCATACATGGCGGCATCCGCCGCGCCGAAGCTGCAGGTGAAGGCGGCCAGGCGATCGTGGGGAAAACGCAGGACCGCGCCGGCCGATTCCTCCACGTTGTGAAAGCGTCGGTCATTTCCGCGACCGACCATGGCCGTGACTTCCATCGGCTCGTCGCGGAAGAGGTACCTTGCGGCGTTGATGCAGTAGATGCCGATGTCGTAGAGGGGTCCGCCGCCCAGTTGTGATTTGAGTCGGATGTCGCCGGATCGAACCTGTTGGGTGAACACCGAATGGAACAGCCTGGGTTCGCCCAATCGGCCGGAATGCAGCAGCGCGATCGTCTGGAGATTACAGGCTTCGAAATGCAATCGATAAGCGACCATCAATTTGACGCAAGAAAGTTCGGCGGCACGAAGCATCTTGCGGCAGTCGCCGGCGGTGACTGCCAGGGGTTTTTCGCAGAGGATATGAACGCCCGCCTTGGCTGCCCTCACGGCGTACTCACGGTGGAGGCTGTTGGGGAGCGTGATGTAGACGGCATCGACCTTACCGCTGCGCAGACACTTCTCGTAATCCTTATATGCAT
Protein-coding regions in this window:
- a CDS encoding Ribonuclease BN, which produces MAASLTSSSPRWNPWKLGGLGWRDFGRCLWKESQKDEILGRAAQLAYYFLLALFPALLFLTALMGLFPLDQAMPELMEYLRTVLPADALSLLEKYLDNVVRGSSGDILSLGLLGALWASSSGVTAIMEALNVVYGAHETRPYWKVRVIATLLTVGLAGFIIVSITLILYGARIGEWIADMVGLGWLFLIAWHILQWPVAVMLMLFALAIIYYVCPDVEHDWRWVTPGSVCAVSLWVGVSLGFKAYVDHFGNYNAAYGSIAGVIVLMLWLYLTGVVMLLGGEINAQIEHAAAALRSSRLRGPQAEPVGEDS